The DNA sequence CCGGTCCATGGAGAGCGCGGGGTTCACCCGGAAATGCGGGTTGTAGACCATGCTGATGAGCCCCCGCCGCAGGCATTCTTGGAAGAGCCGTGCGCAGAACTTCTTGTCCAGGGGTTCCTTCGTTTGGCGGTCCCGGACCAGCTCCAGTCCGATGAGCAAGCCCTTGCCCTGTACGTGGCCGATGAACTCGTGTCGCTGCTGCATCTCCCGGAACTTGCCGAGCATCCAATCGCCAAGGCGGGCGGCATTCTCTACCAGCCCCTCTTCCTCGATCACGGTCACGGAGGCGAGAGCGGCCGCCCCCGCCATGGGATTGGCCCCGTAGCTGGAGCTGGAGCCGGAAGGGTTGCCCCAGGGCGCGGCCTTGGTGATCTCGTCCGTGGAGGCGAGGCCGGAGACGGGGAACCCCGCCCCCAGTCCCTTGCCCATGGTGATCACGTCGGGGGTGGTGTCGGTGTGCTCACATCCGAACCAGCGGCCCGTGCGCCCGAAGCCAGTGATCATCTCATCGCTGATCAGAAGGGCGTGGTTCTCGCGGGCGATCTCCTGGATGATGGGCATGAACTCCGGAGGCGGGACGACGTTGCCGGCGGTGCCTTGAATGGGCTCGATCAGAACGGCGGCGAGGGCGCCGGTGGTGGAGTTCTTCACCACCTTGCGCGCGAACTGCGCGCATTCGATCCCACACGACGGGTATTTGAGGCCGAGCGGGCAGCGGTAGCAGTCGGCATAAGGCGTGAGGTAGGTGCCCGGGAGCGAGGGCCCGAGGCCGTTCTTGGTCCCGTCACCGATGAGGGACATGGTTCCCGCGGTCTTGCCGTGGAAGCCGCCCCAGAAGGACAGGAACTCATACTTCTTGGTGTGCGACTTGGCCAGCCGCAGCGCGGCCTCGACGGCTTCCGTTCCCCCCGAATACAGCTGGATCCGGGTGAGGCCCTTAGGGGTATGAGACGCGATCTTGGCCAAGGCCTTGGCCCGGCGGGCTGTCGTGAAGGACCCGACCGTCACCTCGTCTATCTGCTCCTTGAGGATCTGGCGGTAGCGCGGATGGGCGTGGCCGAGGGCGTTCACGCAGATGCCCGCGGCCAGGTCCAGGTAGCGGTTTCCGTCCACGTCTTCGACGAGGGAGCCTTCGGCACGCGCTACGGCAATCCCGGAGAGCGTGGCGATGGACTGGACGCCGGGAGCCAAGTTTTTCGACTCCGCGGCGACAAGGTCGCGGCTCTTGGGACCGGGAATCTCGGTAACGATGCGAGGCTCTTGAGAGATGGTGGCTTCGGCAGCTTTCGGCAATCTATCCCTAACCTCCGGCCCCACTGGGCCCGGACAAACTATGAATTATACCACACGGCCGTAAACCCAGTGGGACGCAGCGGGACGGCACGGAAAGGGCCCTAACGGCGCCCCGGAACGCGACGGGACGCAGTGGTCATAGCACACTTAGTTTACAGGGAGATCCGCCGTGAGGTCTAGAGCCGAGCCCGCGAAACTTTCCGGCTGAGCTCAACCCGGCCCCTCCGACCCGCCGGGGTTCCGCTGCGCCTCGTGGCGGGGCTGCCAGGGGCCTTCCCACACGGTCTTAGCGGGCCGCCTTGAAGGCTTTCCAGAACGCATCCCAAAAGGGTACCCAAAACGACAGGGTGAACGAGACTACGAACGCGGCCGCAAATGCGGCCCCGAAGCCTAGCAGCCCCCGGACCCAGGGTTTCATCTCAGGCGCGTACCGCCGGAGCAAGAACTCCGTGCCCAAACCGACCAGCATGCCCCCGACTATCCACGGCATCAGTCTCTCCTCTTGGAAGGCGATGCTACGCCTCCCGACACCCCCGTGGGCACCGGAGTCACAAGGCCGACCAGACCTGCGAAACTCGGGGCTCCACAACTGGGAGATCAGGGGGAACTCCCCCCCTTCTGATGTACGGCACGTTCCGGACCGTCTGACCCGCCGGGTAGAATCACGCGGTCTTCGCCGACCTGAACCCCCGCAGGAAGTTTGTGGTCTCGTCCTCGAACCACTTGACCGCTTGATCTACCCTGTCGAGGTCAGCCTCTGTCAGCCACAAGTCGTCACGCGTACGGGGGTGCGTCACTCGATTGCGGATCACGATGGCGTCCATGAATGCACGCCAACCGTCATCCTGGAAGTTTGGATCGAAAGGAGGATCCGCGCAGCGACCAAGTAGCTTAAGGAGGAAGCGCACGCTTTCTTTCAGACGCAAGGGCCTCCGAACAGGCCGCGCTCTGGCCTTCGCGTCAAGCTGAAACTGCACCTCGTGGAGGACGAAGACCTCGGGCACGCTTAGCTTGACACGCCCCGTCTCGTTGGCAGCAAGCAGGAGATGCTTGTGGGCATGAGTCATTCCCTCCACAAAAGCCAACATCACCCGGACGTATGCTCGGCGAGCGGAGCCAGCCTCATTATCACCGGCGTCAACCTGAGCGGCGGCCCACTCGCGGTCAGCCGTGAGCCCATAGGCTAGGACGCCAAAGCGCATCAGTGCTCGACCGACCGGGTCGAGTTTCGACTCGTCGATCTCGATCACCATGTCTGCGCCGTCTGAAACCGACGCGGCTGTCCGCGAGTCCGGTAGCGGTCAGCGTGGCCCGGTCACTGCCGCTGGGGTGCTAGTCGGTTACTCTCTGCACCGAGAAGGCAAACTGCAAGTCACTCCCGAAGACCTTGAACGACTCGGCGTTCCTCAGGTTATACAGGCCCTCACGGATGTTGTCGTAGGTACCCTTGTGCTCGATGGAGCGACCGTAGCCGAGCCCCAGAGCAACGAATCCTGGCTCTCGCGGAGCGAAGGTCTCTATCGGGTCTTGCCCCTTTTGATCTACGCTGAACGGGTACCACCTATCGGCTTTCCACAGCATGCAACCCTCCTGGTGCAACTCAATCGCTCCAAACCCTACACGCAATCGTAGCACGCGGCCAGGTGACTTAGCGCCGTGCTAGAGTCAAAGGCGCAACGCATTGGGAAAGAAAGCACCACCGCCAGCGTGCCTTCGAGGCAACGGAAGGGGAGCCCTAATGTGACCGACCACGACGCC is a window from the Vicinamibacteria bacterium genome containing:
- a CDS encoding aspartate aminotransferase family protein translates to MPKAAEATISQEPRIVTEIPGPKSRDLVAAESKNLAPGVQSIATLSGIAVARAEGSLVEDVDGNRYLDLAAGICVNALGHAHPRYRQILKEQIDEVTVGSFTTARRAKALAKIASHTPKGLTRIQLYSGGTEAVEAALRLAKSHTKKYEFLSFWGGFHGKTAGTMSLIGDGTKNGLGPSLPGTYLTPYADCYRCPLGLKYPSCGIECAQFARKVVKNSTTGALAAVLIEPIQGTAGNVVPPPEFMPIIQEIARENHALLISDEMITGFGRTGRWFGCEHTDTTPDVITMGKGLGAGFPVSGLASTDEITKAAPWGNPSGSSSSYGANPMAGAAALASVTVIEEEGLVENAARLGDWMLGKFREMQQRHEFIGHVQGKGLLIGLELVRDRQTKEPLDKKFCARLFQECLRRGLISMVYNPHFRVNPALSMDRASAETALGIIEEVFAWASRDGGWR